In the Rubripirellula tenax genome, one interval contains:
- a CDS encoding DUF1592 domain-containing protein gives MNRTLAAISFGTSLVVLAASAIAQGIGDSGPSWDRDIQPLVSRHCYRCHGNDETHGDVDLRKDENPRLILRNRKTWEAVADVLRSNEMPPEDARHLDPDDREKIITFLDITLGQIDCTTLRDPGTPAARRLTRHEYNLAVEDLTGLPIRPGNDFPPEPISFGFAGIGSASGLTPVDVNHYHVAAESIADAIVLAAETDETIKEHFFGIDDTPPPKAAFTLLARFADRAFRRPTDEAFLAGLNQVYLRSIEQASDHTEAMRNAMSAVLMSPRFFMRIETPPDGEPEETAYPVDGWDLASRLSFFLWAAPPDEDLRKLAESGQILEPEVLQGQASRMLKSNRVADGLVRGFFAQWLQLRSLSTHQVDATLFPEATVSLRRSMRREVERLLIEIVRKDRPITEIIDANYSFVDERLASFYGLPSQVDAGFHRVALPDRRRGGVVVSAALLTLQSDPGRTNVPRRGNYIAGTFFGDPPPPPPPDVPALVTDDADTKSLTLRELLEMHRADPQCAACHAKMDPIGFALENYDAIGRWRTHDAGQPIDASGELPKSGVFVGPEGLKDLLLSRKEDFAKTLAENLLIYALGRGHREVDPCVIDDALESLEANDDRFSSLVIAIVKSFPFTHRSDPAF, from the coding sequence ATGAATCGGACGCTCGCCGCCATATCGTTTGGAACTTCACTCGTCGTCTTGGCCGCATCGGCTATCGCCCAAGGCATCGGTGATTCCGGTCCATCGTGGGACCGCGACATTCAACCGCTTGTTTCGCGGCACTGTTATCGATGCCACGGCAACGATGAAACCCATGGCGACGTCGATCTTCGCAAGGACGAAAATCCTCGGTTGATTCTGCGCAACCGAAAGACATGGGAGGCCGTCGCGGACGTACTTCGCAGCAACGAAATGCCACCCGAAGATGCGCGTCATCTCGATCCAGACGACCGAGAAAAGATCATCACGTTCCTGGATATTACACTGGGCCAAATCGATTGCACGACGCTGCGCGATCCCGGCACACCCGCCGCGCGCCGGTTGACACGACACGAGTACAACTTGGCCGTCGAAGACTTGACGGGGCTGCCGATTCGGCCGGGCAACGATTTTCCGCCTGAACCTATCAGCTTTGGTTTTGCCGGTATCGGTTCGGCAAGTGGGCTGACGCCTGTCGACGTCAATCATTACCACGTCGCCGCTGAGTCGATCGCCGATGCGATTGTGCTGGCCGCAGAAACAGACGAAACGATCAAGGAACATTTCTTTGGGATTGATGATACTCCCCCGCCCAAAGCCGCCTTCACGCTGCTTGCCCGATTTGCAGATCGCGCGTTTCGCCGCCCCACCGACGAAGCGTTCCTAGCCGGACTCAATCAGGTCTATTTGCGGTCCATCGAGCAAGCTTCGGACCACACCGAAGCCATGCGAAATGCGATGTCCGCCGTGTTGATGTCGCCTCGGTTTTTCATGCGGATCGAAACGCCGCCGGATGGCGAGCCCGAAGAAACCGCGTATCCGGTGGACGGCTGGGATCTCGCGTCTCGGCTTAGCTTTTTCCTGTGGGCAGCGCCGCCCGACGAAGACCTGCGCAAGCTTGCCGAATCAGGACAGATCCTTGAACCGGAGGTTTTGCAAGGTCAGGCTAGCAGAATGCTGAAGAGCAATCGCGTTGCCGATGGACTGGTGCGAGGTTTCTTTGCACAGTGGCTGCAACTGCGGAGCCTGTCGACGCACCAAGTGGACGCGACGCTGTTCCCCGAAGCAACGGTGTCGCTTCGGCGGTCGATGCGTCGCGAAGTTGAGAGGCTTTTGATCGAGATCGTTCGTAAAGATCGGCCGATCACCGAAATTATCGATGCGAATTACTCATTTGTCGACGAGCGGCTTGCGTCCTTTTATGGGCTGCCTAGCCAAGTCGATGCGGGTTTCCATCGCGTCGCCTTGCCCGACCGACGTCGCGGTGGCGTGGTCGTATCGGCGGCTCTGTTGACGTTGCAATCCGATCCGGGTCGAACAAACGTTCCCAGGCGAGGCAATTATATTGCCGGAACGTTCTTTGGTGATCCGCCTCCGCCACCTCCGCCCGATGTGCCCGCCCTGGTGACCGACGACGCGGATACGAAATCGTTGACGCTACGGGAACTGCTCGAAATGCACCGCGCCGATCCTCAGTGCGCCGCCTGTCATGCGAAGATGGATCCGATCGGCTTTGCGTTAGAGAATTACGATGCGATCGGTCGCTGGAGAACCCACGACGCGGGACAGCCGATTGACGCATCGGGCGAGTTGCCGAAGTCGGGCGTCTTTGTGGGCCCCGAAGGCCTGAAGGACTTGCTGTTGTCACGTAAGGAAGACTTTGCAAAAACGCTCGCCGAGAACCTGTTGATCTATGCACTCGGCCGCGGCCATCGCGAAGTCGATCCCTGCGTCATCGATGACGCGTTGGAATCGCTTGAAGCGAACGACGATCGGTTCTCATCCCTCGTGATCGCGATCGTCAAGAGTTTCCCGTTCACGCACCGATCCGATCCTGCCTTTTAA
- a CDS encoding B12-binding domain-containing radical SAM protein — translation MRSDRVRRLTLVSMSGLRVVDPDLLRRGLSFPGLRKRANAIASLPPLGLLTLAATVGDGWDVSLVQDDGGLPLDQTLEQIMATNPDVVAFSSLTPAVNRAALLSNRLRSRSVTTVIGGLHATAAPETCVDHFDAVAVGDGERIFPKLLSDWREGRLKQFVRADEPIAMTESPVPDWSLLGDATPPRYAMQTMRGCPWACSFCAASRMLGPPRTKSDRQIELEVEAITANHMRPWIELADDNTFASDRDHGPMLESLRRARAKWFTESDWRIADRPELLKAIARSGCRQILIGLESTVFRYPGMGRKTAGFQRMVDAALAIQEAGIVVNACFIVGADGETRQSIERLGDFLETAPFGEVQLTLQTPFPGTSMYRSLRQSGRLLEGDFSRYTLFDVVYHPDLMTADELRSAFADVISQVFRPAMHARRSKIIQSVRSFVRKLT, via the coding sequence GTGCGTAGTGATCGTGTCCGTCGATTGACGCTCGTTTCGATGAGCGGGTTGCGTGTGGTTGACCCCGACCTGCTCCGTCGTGGATTGAGCTTCCCCGGTCTGCGAAAGCGGGCCAACGCGATTGCCTCACTGCCGCCACTGGGGCTGTTGACGCTTGCTGCGACGGTCGGCGATGGCTGGGACGTTTCGCTGGTCCAGGATGACGGCGGACTGCCGCTGGACCAGACACTTGAACAGATCATGGCTACGAATCCCGATGTCGTTGCTTTTTCTTCTTTGACGCCTGCGGTCAATCGAGCCGCCCTTCTTAGCAACCGGCTTCGTTCTCGATCGGTGACGACCGTGATTGGAGGTCTGCACGCCACCGCCGCGCCCGAAACATGCGTTGATCACTTCGACGCGGTTGCCGTCGGTGACGGAGAACGAATCTTTCCAAAGTTGCTAAGCGATTGGCGTGAAGGACGGCTGAAGCAATTTGTGCGGGCGGACGAACCCATCGCGATGACTGAGTCACCGGTTCCCGATTGGAGTCTGTTGGGCGATGCAACACCGCCGCGATATGCGATGCAAACAATGCGAGGCTGTCCTTGGGCGTGCAGCTTTTGTGCGGCCAGTCGTATGCTAGGTCCGCCCAGGACAAAGTCGGATCGTCAGATCGAACTCGAGGTCGAAGCTATTACGGCGAATCATATGCGGCCGTGGATCGAGTTGGCGGATGACAACACATTCGCATCCGATCGCGATCACGGCCCCATGCTGGAATCGCTTCGACGTGCCCGTGCGAAATGGTTTACCGAATCGGATTGGCGAATCGCCGACCGGCCCGAACTGTTAAAGGCGATTGCCAGGAGCGGGTGCCGGCAAATTTTGATCGGCTTGGAATCAACCGTCTTTCGATACCCGGGTATGGGCCGAAAAACGGCCGGTTTTCAACGGATGGTGGACGCCGCCCTTGCGATCCAAGAAGCCGGCATTGTCGTCAACGCGTGCTTCATCGTCGGCGCCGATGGCGAAACACGTCAGTCGATCGAACGTCTGGGCGACTTTTTGGAAACAGCTCCCTTCGGCGAAGTTCAATTGACTCTGCAAACTCCGTTTCCAGGTACTTCGATGTACCGATCGCTTCGTCAAAGCGGTCGTCTGCTCGAGGGCGACTTTTCTCGTTACACGTTGTTCGATGTCGTGTACCATCCCGACCTGATGACCGCCGACGAGTTGCGATCGGCGTTTGCCGACGTGATCAGCCAGGTCTTTCGTCCAGCCATGCACGCGCGTCGGAGTAAGATCATCCAATCCGTTCGCTCGTTTGTACGAAAGCTAACATGA